One window from the genome of Dysgonomonadaceae bacterium PH5-43 encodes:
- a CDS encoding hypothetical protein (product_source=Hypo-rule applied; cleavage_site_network=SignalP-noTM; pfam=PF08757,PF18962; superfamily=50370; tigrfam=TIGR04183), whose translation MKRYIFLLIALLPLLTKGQAVFDNNTSYIITCFDTKLGGIVANENITTDIPYPLVYDEAATIDDSNALWIIKEEYEGLYSIKNVATNKYIEYAPNKEAEKYINMLSVKTVLSTLFVIKNEAASDNITYWSIRPASDESRVFDKRKYAAVGPYGYTGGSNQLFSFKSKEGKYVSEPAPELPVYGLENYFESFTLEGKTMVYDNRDKRYFYSIPLEQMDTDVTLNLGFVSLDEKNYKVKINGVEIANEQDVVFPQVKANKAFKIQVIEGSQVLYSADIIFTGLPIVQVYSDGNTFSENYSKGRFRVNEGTKTYTQTGELVNAEIRYRGATARGYDKKAFAIKLRNDNWESLDRSFFGLRNDKYWILDAMAMDRSRMRNRVTTDLWNDFSADPYHKVKEPDMVNGTRGKYVEVFIDDEYWGLYCMTERIDRKQLKLKKYQPETETIRGVLYKATGWSYEVLMGSPYGTGKNAKKAGDPLTDFDDDVDNWVKYEAKYPDFEDGEPITWQPLYDVVDLAALANNYNFNRKISDAIDIPVWRDYYLLMELILASDNHGKNAYYYMHNITEEQKLGIAVWDLDGVFGIRWDKNRLDPTWDYISFIKQHEWEENNLYKRLKANNTNGFRDNLIKRYNYLRFNYFTADNLIQRFVDYVDMFEKTGAATREIERWSGANSVTLDFEEELTFLEEWIYDRVDYLNQQYGPAEPPIPDGVEDVKTVKFAVYPNPVEKILFVENVIPNTQVWIYSDTGVCLYQNVANTNSLSIDLSSYSKGRYFVKVGNEGKVIIKK comes from the coding sequence ATGAAACGATATATCTTTTTATTAATAGCATTATTGCCTCTTTTAACTAAAGGGCAAGCTGTTTTTGACAATAACACTTCTTATATTATTACATGCTTTGATACTAAGTTGGGAGGAATAGTAGCAAATGAAAATATAACTACAGATATTCCATATCCTTTAGTGTATGACGAAGCGGCAACTATAGACGATTCTAATGCTCTTTGGATTATTAAAGAAGAATATGAAGGTCTTTATTCTATTAAAAATGTAGCTACTAATAAGTATATAGAGTACGCCCCTAATAAGGAAGCGGAAAAATATATTAATATGTTGAGTGTTAAAACAGTTCTTTCCACTTTATTTGTTATTAAAAACGAAGCTGCATCAGATAATATTACTTATTGGTCGATAAGACCGGCAAGTGACGAAAGCAGGGTTTTTGACAAAAGAAAGTATGCCGCTGTTGGTCCTTATGGTTATACAGGAGGTTCAAATCAGTTGTTTTCGTTTAAATCTAAAGAAGGCAAATATGTTTCAGAACCAGCTCCCGAACTGCCTGTTTATGGTTTAGAAAATTATTTTGAATCTTTTACTCTCGAAGGAAAGACAATGGTATATGATAATAGAGATAAAAGATATTTCTATTCTATCCCTTTAGAACAAATGGATACAGATGTAACTCTAAATCTTGGTTTTGTTTCTTTAGATGAGAAGAACTATAAGGTGAAAATAAACGGAGTTGAAATTGCCAACGAACAAGATGTTGTGTTCCCTCAAGTAAAAGCAAATAAGGCATTTAAGATTCAAGTAATTGAGGGAAGTCAAGTGTTGTATTCCGCAGATATTATATTTACAGGCTTACCTATTGTTCAGGTTTATTCAGACGGAAATACTTTCTCTGAAAACTATTCAAAAGGAAGATTTAGAGTAAACGAAGGAACTAAAACTTACACTCAAACAGGAGAATTAGTTAATGCCGAAATAAGATATAGAGGGGCTACAGCTCGAGGTTATGATAAAAAAGCTTTTGCTATTAAGTTAAGAAATGACAATTGGGAAAGCTTAGATAGAAGTTTCTTTGGTTTGAGAAATGATAAGTATTGGATTCTTGATGCAATGGCTATGGATAGAAGTAGAATGAGAAACAGAGTTACTACCGACCTCTGGAATGATTTTTCTGCCGATCCTTATCACAAAGTTAAAGAACCCGATATGGTAAACGGTACTCGTGGTAAATATGTGGAAGTTTTTATCGACGACGAATATTGGGGATTGTATTGTATGACGGAAAGAATAGATCGAAAACAGTTGAAATTGAAAAAATATCAACCTGAAACCGAAACTATAAGAGGGGTGTTGTACAAAGCAACTGGTTGGTCGTACGAAGTATTGATGGGCTCTCCTTATGGAACAGGAAAGAATGCTAAAAAAGCAGGCGACCCTTTAACTGATTTTGATGATGATGTAGATAATTGGGTGAAATATGAAGCTAAATATCCCGACTTTGAAGATGGCGAGCCTATTACTTGGCAGCCATTGTACGATGTTGTTGATTTGGCGGCATTAGCAAATAACTATAATTTCAATCGCAAAATATCTGATGCTATAGATATTCCCGTTTGGCGCGACTATTATTTATTAATGGAATTAATACTTGCGTCAGATAATCACGGAAAGAATGCTTATTATTATATGCATAATATTACAGAAGAACAAAAACTTGGTATCGCTGTTTGGGACTTAGACGGAGTATTTGGTATTCGTTGGGATAAAAATAGACTCGACCCAACGTGGGATTATATTTCTTTTATAAAACAGCACGAGTGGGAAGAGAATAATTTATATAAGAGATTGAAAGCTAACAATACTAATGGCTTCAGAGATAATCTGATTAAAAGATATAACTATCTAAGATTTAATTATTTTACAGCAGATAATCTTATTCAGCGTTTTGTTGATTATGTAGATATGTTTGAGAAAACTGGAGCTGCCACACGAGAGATTGAGCGTTGGAGTGGCGCTAATTCCGTAACGTTAGATTTTGAAGAGGAATTAACTTTCTTGGAAGAATGGATTTATGATAGAGTTGATTACCTTAACCAACAATACGGTCCTGCTGAGCCGCCTATTCCTGATGGTGTAGAAGATGTGAAAACTGTTAAGTTTGCAGTATATCCTAATCCGGTAGAGAAAATTCTTTTTGTAGAAAATGTAATTCCTAATACTCAAGTTTGGATTTATTCCGATACGGGAGTGTGTCTATATCAGAATGTTGCAAATACAAACTCTTTGTCTATCGACTTGTCTTCTTACTCTAAAGGACGATACTTCGTTAAGGTTGGAAACGAAGGCAAGGTAATTATCAAGAAATAG
- a CDS encoding 1,4-dihydroxy-2-naphthoate octaprenyltransferase (product_source=KO:K02548; cog=COG1575; ko=KO:K02548; pfam=PF01040; transmembrane_helix_parts=Inside_1_35,TMhelix_36_58,Outside_59_98,TMhelix_99_121,Inside_122_125,TMhelix_126_145,Outside_146_154,TMhelix_155_172,Inside_173_178,TMhelix_179_201,Outside_202_224,TMhelix_225_247,Inside_248_248,TMhelix_249_271,Outside_272_305,TMhelix_306_328,Inside_329_329) has translation MNIIRFWINNARPSALPQSVLPAILAACLASQTESFSLILGLVAIFGVITGHLGLNLFDDYFDYKVKSTEFRNEMQRKGFRARIAKCAYLTSGNANLKQLLIACIVFCAISTVAGSVIWFVRGNFILWIAIAIAVLGISYSGSPLRLSYRGLGEIVIGIIFGPLLMIGVYYAACGRFDGSVVFISIPVGLLVANIVYTHAIMDYEPDKEVGKMTFAVLLNNHKLMLIASFCILFLPFAIIVGGIISGYLSAYYLFTLLTLPMAITLFYLVVKFIEEPQRKFSPRFWMGPMGNWSRMQAMNLDWFMIRWFLARNLLSFFCLIIIIVSFIA, from the coding sequence ATGAATATCATTCGTTTTTGGATTAATAATGCACGCCCTTCGGCATTACCTCAAAGTGTTTTACCAGCCATACTGGCTGCTTGTTTGGCTTCTCAAACCGAAAGCTTCTCTCTAATTTTAGGATTAGTTGCAATATTTGGTGTTATAACCGGACATTTAGGACTAAACCTATTCGATGATTACTTCGACTACAAAGTTAAAAGCACTGAGTTCAGAAACGAAATGCAAAGAAAAGGCTTTCGTGCTCGAATAGCAAAATGCGCCTATCTCACTTCTGGCAATGCAAACCTCAAACAGTTACTAATTGCCTGCATTGTTTTTTGTGCCATATCCACAGTCGCAGGAAGTGTTATTTGGTTTGTTAGAGGAAACTTTATTTTATGGATTGCCATAGCAATAGCTGTTCTTGGCATTTCTTATTCAGGCTCACCACTACGTTTATCATATCGAGGATTGGGAGAGATTGTAATCGGAATTATTTTCGGTCCACTGCTAATGATTGGCGTTTACTATGCTGCTTGTGGCAGATTCGACGGTTCGGTTGTTTTCATTTCTATCCCTGTAGGTTTATTAGTTGCAAATATAGTTTACACTCACGCCATTATGGATTACGAACCCGACAAAGAAGTTGGCAAAATGACTTTTGCTGTGCTTCTAAACAACCATAAGTTAATGCTAATCGCATCTTTTTGCATTCTATTCCTACCTTTCGCCATTATAGTAGGTGGAATTATAAGCGGATACTTGTCGGCATACTACCTATTTACTTTATTAACCTTACCGATGGCGATAACTCTGTTTTATTTAGTAGTTAAATTCATCGAAGAACCTCAGAGAAAGTTTTCTCCTCGATTCTGGATGGGGCCAATGGGCAACTGGAGTCGTATGCAAGCTATGAACTTAGACTGGTTTATGATACGTTGGTTTTTAGCTCGCAACCTATTATCATTCTTTTGTTTAATAATTATAATTGTATCTTTTATTGCATAA
- a CDS encoding uncharacterized protein YjdB (product_source=COG5492; cath_funfam=2.60.40.10; cleavage_site_network=SignalP-noTM; cog=COG5492; pfam=PF02368,PF08757; smart=SM00635; superfamily=49373,50370,82057; tigrfam=TIGR04183) translates to MKKTIYTLALLLFPLLAIANLTFDVNGEYLITCYDTQSGGVVIDANTSTPLSYNSSADKTTDEAFWIIKEETSGMYSFKNVATNQYIRSTVANRNDKYVSLSNTMEGNNNLFTIEERYKNGELYYAVKSVSDPTYYFNKRSNGTFGTYSSTGSGSNEAFYFTEREDVGRQPIEEGVGALYTYLESITFNEKKLIEAKDNNYYFSIPYNEEETTATLTVEFTTKLDTYSLKINDEDVVSGQIYTFENATLQDHKIEVIEDDNVIASEKIVITSLPIVQLYTGGNSWSSNFSSGKICVNEGAKTSSQTGELLNAQVRHRGATALGRPKKSFAIKLRDANNLSVDRSFFGLRNDNYWILDAMYIDKIRMRNRVATDLWNDFATDAYYKPEEKNMINGTRGQFVEVFIDDEYLGLYCMTERIDRKQLKLKKYQTETETIRGVLYKSGNWTYSTMFGYVPNSGPNPDYYLSDPSNYQGESWDGYEVKCPDLDDGEPVDWRPLYDAVKFTAKSSSTTFANEVEDYFDLPVWLDYYLLMEIMLATDNHGKNCYFSLYNTQEESKMLITPWDLDGTFGRQWGGSQTEAQQNFTEYIVSREHGEFNLFRRLKANNVAGFNDKLKARYDQLRFTWFSAESLNERFETYMKMFTASRAATREEKRWGLSSLADELDYVKAWVNDRVEYLNEQYGEPIVVSVTNITFATIPTDKLEVGAEFDLLPYVTVEPSDATNKEVLFTSSAPEVAIIEGSTIKILKAGTATITVTSVNNIAVSKTQDITIPEPKPIEVEVTGITFATIPTDKLEVGAEFDLLPYVTVEPSDATNKEVVFTSSAPEVAIIEGSTIKILKAGTATITVTSVNNIAVSKTQDITIPEPKPIEVEVTGITFATIPTDKLEVGAEFDLLPYVTVEPSDATNKEVVFTSSAPDIAEIEGSTIKTLKAGITTITVTSADNDAITNSQTIEIKGDAAIDNINTQTIIYPNPVIDYLYVDNLDLGTDIRIYTDSGVCLYTNKATNTSLRINLNNHIAGRYYLKVGKTGKVIIKK, encoded by the coding sequence TTGAAAAAGACAATTTATACTTTGGCATTGTTGTTATTCCCATTGTTGGCTATAGCTAACCTTACTTTCGATGTAAATGGGGAATATCTTATTACTTGTTATGACACTCAAAGTGGAGGAGTGGTTATTGATGCAAATACATCTACACCTTTGAGTTATAATTCTTCAGCAGATAAAACTACCGATGAGGCTTTTTGGATAATAAAAGAAGAAACTTCGGGAATGTATTCGTTCAAAAATGTTGCAACAAATCAGTATATAAGGTCTACTGTAGCAAATCGAAACGATAAATATGTTTCTCTTTCTAACACTATGGAAGGCAATAATAATTTGTTTACTATAGAAGAGAGATATAAGAATGGAGAGCTATATTATGCTGTAAAGTCTGTATCTGATCCTACTTACTATTTTAATAAACGTTCTAACGGAACTTTCGGAACTTATAGTTCTACAGGTAGTGGAAGCAATGAAGCTTTCTACTTTACAGAAAGAGAAGATGTGGGGAGACAGCCAATAGAAGAAGGTGTAGGAGCTTTGTATACCTATCTTGAATCTATTACTTTCAACGAAAAGAAGCTGATAGAAGCTAAGGATAATAATTATTATTTCTCTATACCTTACAATGAAGAAGAAACTACGGCAACTTTAACTGTAGAGTTTACTACTAAGTTGGATACTTATTCGTTAAAAATTAATGATGAAGATGTTGTGTCGGGGCAAATCTATACGTTTGAGAATGCAACGCTTCAAGATCATAAAATAGAAGTGATTGAAGACGATAACGTTATTGCTTCGGAAAAGATTGTAATAACTTCTTTGCCTATAGTTCAGCTTTATACGGGAGGTAACTCGTGGAGTAGTAATTTCTCCAGTGGTAAAATATGTGTAAACGAAGGTGCTAAAACAAGTTCTCAGACTGGCGAATTGTTAAATGCTCAGGTAAGACATAGGGGTGCAACGGCTTTAGGTAGACCTAAGAAATCTTTTGCAATTAAACTTAGAGATGCTAATAATTTAAGCGTGGATAGAAGTTTCTTTGGCTTAAGAAACGATAACTATTGGATATTAGACGCGATGTATATAGATAAAATACGTATGAGAAATCGTGTGGCTACTGATTTGTGGAACGATTTTGCAACTGATGCTTACTATAAGCCAGAAGAAAAAAATATGATTAATGGTACTCGTGGTCAGTTTGTTGAAGTGTTTATTGATGATGAATACTTGGGGTTGTATTGTATGACCGAAAGAATTGATCGAAAGCAACTGAAACTGAAAAAATATCAAACTGAAACTGAAACTATAAGAGGCGTATTGTACAAATCTGGAAACTGGACTTATTCTACTATGTTTGGATATGTGCCTAATAGTGGTCCTAATCCTGATTATTATTTGTCCGACCCATCGAATTATCAAGGGGAAAGTTGGGACGGATATGAAGTAAAGTGTCCTGATTTGGACGACGGAGAACCAGTAGATTGGAGACCTCTATATGATGCTGTGAAGTTTACAGCAAAATCTTCGTCAACAACTTTTGCGAATGAAGTTGAAGATTATTTTGATTTACCTGTTTGGCTCGATTATTATTTATTAATGGAAATAATGCTTGCAACAGACAATCATGGGAAAAATTGTTATTTCTCTTTGTACAATACACAAGAGGAGAGTAAAATGTTGATTACTCCTTGGGATTTAGATGGAACTTTTGGGAGACAATGGGGCGGATCTCAAACTGAAGCACAGCAAAATTTTACAGAATATATAGTTAGTCGAGAACACGGTGAGTTTAACTTGTTCAGGCGATTAAAAGCCAACAATGTTGCTGGTTTTAATGATAAACTAAAAGCTCGTTACGATCAACTTCGCTTTACGTGGTTTTCGGCAGAAAGTCTGAATGAACGTTTTGAAACTTATATGAAAATGTTTACAGCAAGTAGAGCGGCAACAAGAGAGGAGAAACGATGGGGGCTATCGAGCCTTGCTGATGAATTAGATTATGTTAAAGCATGGGTGAATGATAGGGTCGAGTATTTGAATGAGCAGTATGGAGAACCTATTGTTGTTTCGGTTACAAATATAACATTCGCAACAATCCCTACTGATAAGTTAGAAGTTGGAGCTGAGTTCGATCTTTTACCTTATGTAACAGTAGAGCCAAGTGATGCTACAAATAAAGAAGTTTTATTTACGTCGTCAGCGCCAGAAGTTGCAATAATAGAAGGCTCGACAATAAAAATACTAAAAGCAGGAACTGCTACAATTACAGTAACATCGGTTAATAATATTGCAGTATCAAAAACACAGGATATTACAATTCCAGAACCTAAACCTATTGAAGTAGAAGTAACAGGTATAACATTCGCAACAATCCCTACTGATAAGTTAGAAGTAGGTGCCGAGTTCGATCTTTTACCTTATGTAACAGTAGAGCCAAGTGATGCTACAAATAAAGAAGTTGTATTTACATCGTCGGCGCCAGAAGTAGCAATAATAGAAGGCTCGACAATAAAAATACTAAAAGCAGGAACTGCTACAATTACAGTAACATCGGTTAATAATATTGCAGTATCAAAAACACAGGATATTACAATTCCAGAACCTAAACCTATTGAAGTAGAAGTAACAGGTATAACATTCGCAACAATCCCTACAGATAAGTTAGAAGTAGGTGCCGAGTTCGATCTTCTGCCTTATGTAACAGTCGAGCCAAGCGATGCTACAAATAAAGAAGTTGTATTTACATCGTCAGCTCCAGATATTGCAGAGATAGAAGGTTCGACAATAAAAACACTAAAAGCAGGAATTACTACAATTACTGTAACATCGGCAGATAATGATGCTATAACAAATAGTCAGACTATTGAAATAAAAGGTGATGCAGCTATAGATAATATAAATACACAAACAATAATTTATCCTAATCCAGTAATTGATTATCTATACGTAGATAATTTAGATTTAGGTACCGATATTCGGATTTATACAGATTCAGGAGTTTGTCTGTATACTAATAAAGCTACAAATACTTCTTTGCGTATCAATTTAAATAACCATATAGCAGGAAGATATTATCTTAAAGTTGGCAAAACAGGTAAAGTTATAATTAAAAAATAA
- a CDS encoding hypothetical protein (product_source=Hypo-rule applied; cath_funfam=1.10.1520.10,2.60.40.10; cleavage_site_network=SignalP-noTM; pfam=PF08757,PF18962; superfamily=49785,50370; tigrfam=TIGR04183) gives MKKILLLCACLITISAFADNLFVADTPYLITCLDTKSGGVELATDGQYPLIYNELASDSNSKALWLIKEEFSGLYSFQNYETKQYLSYDATNVDGKFTGFTSQPSGNTNLFRIEKRQTLGKVDYWSIASAESNYVFDKKSYGAVGLYSSAHYRDNQIFSFKAKDGEYVYEEEPISIADSHFQSFTLNNVEAVYDETNRSYFFSVTSEEIESEKTTTINYIGREDADYMIKINNVDVENGSEYTFSLLENKEYDIQILVNDVVVDNKKIVFTAMPLVQLYTKGNTWSSSFSSGVIKVTENDKEQTGELLNAQIRYRGASALGYNKKSFAVKLKDENNENLYRSYFGLREDNYWILDAMAMDKSRMRNRVATDLWNDFSSQPHYKDKEKNLVNGTRGNFVEVFIDDKYWGVYCMTERIDRKQLKLKKYQETTEEIRGLLYKSIQWSDAVMMGKQGKIEDRSFDVPDYNNTKGTWANYEIKYPDYEDGEPIEWEPLYNVVSFVANEDDDIFSEEIATLVDLPVWIDYYLFMEMIFARDNHGKNCYFSIYNKNNPEDNKLLITPWDLDASFGRSWEGSTTDASLSFIDFMNGHGTGEHNLYRRLRLTDAQEYNVQLKARYDKLRFSHFSEESLVKRFADYYNLFVKSGAASREEARWHNVNKIVVQLEDEMKYITNWIAERVDMLNDQYGEPIIIPEPEPEPEPEPEPEPEPNPDTRVSDVDLTLQIYPNPVTDILNVKNVQEGTLVQVYSQAGICLFSTVSAEKSINIDFSKYPKGSYFVKIGNYNRVILKH, from the coding sequence ATGAAAAAAATACTACTACTTTGTGCTTGTTTAATAACAATCTCGGCTTTTGCAGATAATCTATTTGTTGCCGATACTCCTTATCTAATAACTTGCCTCGATACTAAGAGTGGAGGAGTGGAGTTAGCGACTGACGGACAGTATCCTCTAATTTACAACGAACTTGCTTCCGATAGTAATAGTAAGGCTTTGTGGCTTATAAAAGAAGAATTTTCGGGTTTGTATTCTTTTCAGAACTACGAAACGAAACAATATTTAAGCTACGATGCCACTAATGTTGATGGTAAATTCACAGGGTTTACTTCGCAACCGAGTGGAAATACTAATCTTTTTCGTATCGAAAAGAGACAAACCTTAGGCAAAGTCGACTACTGGAGTATTGCCTCTGCTGAATCTAATTATGTATTTGATAAAAAGTCTTACGGAGCAGTGGGTTTGTATTCATCGGCACACTATAGAGATAACCAAATCTTTTCATTCAAAGCCAAAGATGGAGAATATGTTTATGAGGAAGAACCAATATCTATAGCCGATTCACATTTCCAATCTTTTACTCTTAACAATGTAGAAGCTGTTTACGATGAAACAAATCGCAGTTATTTTTTCTCCGTAACTTCAGAAGAAATAGAATCAGAGAAAACAACTACAATTAATTATATAGGTAGAGAAGATGCCGATTATATGATAAAAATAAACAATGTTGATGTTGAAAACGGAAGCGAATATACTTTCTCTCTCTTAGAAAACAAGGAATATGATATTCAGATATTAGTTAATGATGTAGTTGTTGATAATAAGAAAATTGTATTTACCGCTATGCCACTTGTTCAATTATACACCAAAGGCAATACTTGGAGTAGCTCTTTTTCGTCGGGCGTAATTAAAGTTACCGAAAACGATAAAGAACAAACAGGCGAGTTGTTGAATGCTCAGATTAGATACAGAGGAGCAAGTGCTTTGGGATATAATAAGAAATCTTTTGCCGTTAAGCTAAAAGACGAGAATAACGAAAACTTATACCGAAGCTATTTCGGATTAAGAGAAGATAACTACTGGATTCTTGATGCTATGGCAATGGACAAAAGTAGAATGAGAAATAGAGTTGCTACTGATTTATGGAATGATTTTTCATCTCAACCTCATTATAAAGATAAAGAGAAAAACCTTGTTAATGGAACTCGCGGTAACTTTGTAGAAGTGTTTATAGATGATAAATACTGGGGTGTGTATTGTATGACGGAAAGGATAGACCGTAAGCAACTTAAGTTGAAGAAATATCAAGAAACTACCGAAGAAATACGAGGATTGTTGTATAAATCAATACAATGGTCAGATGCTGTGATGATGGGAAAACAAGGAAAAATTGAAGATAGGAGTTTTGATGTTCCTGATTACAACAACACTAAGGGAACTTGGGCTAACTACGAAATTAAATATCCCGATTATGAAGATGGAGAGCCTATCGAGTGGGAGCCTTTATACAATGTAGTGTCTTTTGTTGCAAATGAAGATGATGATATTTTCTCTGAAGAAATAGCTACATTAGTTGATTTGCCAGTTTGGATAGACTATTATTTATTTATGGAGATGATTTTCGCTCGTGATAATCACGGTAAAAACTGTTATTTCTCTATTTATAATAAAAATAACCCAGAAGATAATAAGCTGCTTATTACTCCTTGGGATTTAGATGCTTCGTTCGGGCGAAGTTGGGAAGGTAGCACTACCGATGCCTCTCTTAGTTTTATAGACTTTATGAACGGACACGGCACTGGCGAACACAATCTTTATAGAAGACTTAGACTTACTGATGCCCAAGAATATAATGTGCAATTAAAAGCTCGGTATGATAAACTTAGGTTCTCTCACTTTTCGGAAGAAAGTTTGGTAAAGCGATTTGCCGATTACTACAACTTGTTTGTTAAGTCGGGAGCTGCTTCTCGTGAAGAGGCTCGATGGCATAATGTAAACAAGATAGTTGTTCAGTTAGAAGACGAAATGAAATATATAACTAACTGGATTGCAGAAAGAGTTGATATGTTGAACGACCAATATGGAGAACCAATAATTATACCAGAACCTGAGCCAGAACCAGAACCTGAGCCAGAACCAGAACCTGAGCCAAATCCAGATACAAGAGTAAGTGATGTAGATTTGACACTACAGATTTACCCTAATCCGGTAACAGATATTTTGAATGTTAAGAATGTTCAAGAGGGGACTCTTGTGCAGGTGTATTCTCAAGCGGGGATATGTTTGTTTAGTACTGTTTCTGCCGAAAAGTCAATAAATATAGACTTTTCTAAATACCCTAAAGGTAGCTATTTCGTAAAGATTGGCAACTATAATAGAGTCATTCTTAAGCATTAA